A genomic stretch from Gorilla gorilla gorilla isolate KB3781 chromosome 20, NHGRI_mGorGor1-v2.1_pri, whole genome shotgun sequence includes:
- the LTBP4 gene encoding latent-transforming growth factor beta-binding protein 4 isoform X6, which produces MAGGVRLLWVSLLVLLAQLGPQPGLGRLGERLRVRFTPVVCGLRCVHGPTGSRCTPTCAPRNATSVDSGAPGGAAPGGPGFRAFLCPLICHNGGVCVKPDRCLCPPDFAGKFCQLHSSGARPPAPAIPGLTRSVYTMPLANHRDDEHGVASMVSVHVEHPQEASVVVHQVERVSGPWEEADAEAVARAEAAARAEAAAPYTVLAQSAPREDGYSDASGFGYCFRELRGGECASPLPGLRTQEVCCRGAGLAWGVHDCQLCSERLGNSERVSAPDGPCPTGFERVNGSCEDVDECATGGRCQHGECANTRGGYTCVCPDGFLLDSSRSSCISQHVISEAKGPCFRVLRDGGCSLPILRNITKQICCCSRVGKAWGRGCQLCPPFGSEGFREICPAGPGYHYSASDLRYNTRPLGQEPPRVSLSQPRTLPATSRPSAGFLPTHRLEPRPEPRPDPRPGPELPLPSIPAWTGPEIPESGPSSGMCQRNPQVCGPGRCISRPSGYTCACDSGFRLSPQGTRCIDVDECRRVPPPCAPGRCENSPGSFRCVCGPGFRAGPRAAECLDVDECHRVPPPCDLGRCENTPGSFLCVCPAGYQAAPHGASCQDVDECTQSPGLCGRGACKNLPGSFRCVCPAGFRGSACEEDVDECAQEPPPCGPGRCDNTAGSFHCACPAGFRSRGPGAPCQDVDECARSPPPCTYGRCENTEGSFQCVCPMGFQPNAAGSECEDVDECENHLACPGQECVNSPGSFQCRACPSGHHLHRGRCTDVDECSSGAPPCGPHGHCTNTEGSFRCSCAPGYRAPSGRPGPCADVNECLEGDFCFPHGECLNTDGSFACTCAPGYRPGPRGASCLDVDECSEEDLCQSGICTNTDGSFECICPPGHRAGPDLASCLDVDECRERGPALCGSQRCENSPGSYRCVRDCDPGYHAGPEGTCDDVDECQEYGPEICGAQRCENTPGSYRCTPACDPGYQPTPGGGCQDVDECRNRSFCGAHAVCQNLPGSFQCLCDQGYEGARDGRHCVDVNECETLQGVCGAALCENVEGSFLCVCPNSPEEFDPMTGRCVPPRTSAGTFPGSQPQAPASPVLPARPPPPPLPRRPSTPRQGPVGSGRRECYFDTAAPDACDNILARNVTWQECCCTVGEGWGSGCRIQQCPGTETAEYQSLCPHGRGYLAPSGDLSLRRDVDECQLFRDQVCKSGVCVNTAPGYSCYCSNGYYYHTQRLECIDNDECADEEPACEGGRCVNTVGSYHCTCEPPLVLDGSQRRCVSNESQSLDDNLGVCWQEVGADLVCSHPRLDRQATYTECCCLYGEAWGMDCALCPAQDSDDFEALCNVLRPPAYSPPRPGGFGLPYEYGPDLGPPYQGLPYGPELYPPPALPYDPYPPPPGPFARREAPYGAPRFDMPDFEDDGGPYGESEAPAPPGPGTRWPYRSRDTRRSFPEPEEPPEGGSYAGSLAEPYEELEAEECGILDGCTNGRCVRVPEGFTCRCFDGYRLDMTRMACVDINECDEAEAASPLCVNARCLNTDGSFRCICRPGFAPTHQPHHCAPARPRA; this is translated from the exons ATGGCGGGCGGCGTGCGGCTGCTCTGGGTGTCGCTATTGGTGCTGCTGGCGCAGCTAGGGCCGCAGCCTGGACTAGGCCGGCTCGGAGAGCGTCTCCGCGTGCGCTTCACCCCGGTCGTGTGCGGCCTGCGCTGCGTCCATGGGCCGACCGGCTCCCGCTGTACCCCGACCTGCGCGCCCCGCAACGCCACCAGCGTGGACAGCGGCGCTCCCGGCGGGGCGGCCCCGGGGGGACCCGGCTTCCGCGCCT TCCTGTGTCCCTTGATCTGTCACAATGGCGGTGTGTGCGTGAAGCCTGACCGCTGCCTCTGTCCCCCGGACTTCGCTGGCAAGTTCTGCCAGTTGCACTCCTCGGGCGCCCGGCCCCCGGCCCCGGCTATACCAGGCCTCACCCGCTCCGTGTACACTATGCCACTGGCCAACCACCGCGACGACGAGCACG GCGTGGCATCTATGGTGAGCGTCCACGTGGAGCACCCGCAGGAGGCGTCGGTGGTGGTGCACCAGGTGGAGCGTGTGTCTGGCCCTTGGGAGGAGGCGGACGCTGAGGCGGTGGCGCGGGCGGAAGCGGCGGCGCGGGCGGAGGCGGCAGCGCCCTACACGGTGTTGGCACAGAGCGCGCCGCGGGAGGACGGCTACTCAGATGCCTCGGGCTTCGGTTACTGCTTTCGGGAGCTGCGCGGAGGCGAA TGCGCGTCCCCGCTGCCCGGGCTCCGGACGCAGGAGGTCTGCTGCCGAGGGGCCGGCTTGGCCTGGGGCGTTCACGACTGTCAGCTGTGCTCCGAGCGCCTGG GGAACTCCGAAAGAGTGAGCGCCCCAGATGGACCTTGTCCAACCGGCTTTGAAAGAGTTAATGGGTCCTGCGAAG ATGTGGATGAGTGCGCGACTGGCGGGCGCTGCCAGCACGGCGAGTGTGCAAACACGCGCGGCGGGTACACGTGTGTGTGCCCCGACGGCTTTCTGCTCGACTCGTCCCGCAGCAGCTGCATCT CCCAACACGTGATCTCAGAGGCCAAAGGGCCCTGCTTCCGCGTGCTCCGCGACGGCGGCTGTTCGCTGCCCATTCTGCGGAACATCACTAAACAGATCTGCTGCTGCAGCCGCGTAGGCAAGGCCTGGGGCCGGGGCTGCCAGCTCTGCCCACCCTTCGGCTCAG AGGGTTTCCGGGAGATCTGCCCGGCTGGCCCTGGTTACCACTACTCGGCCTCCGACCTCCGCTACAACACCAGACCTCTGGGCCAGGAGCCACCCCGAGTGTCACTCAGCCAGCCTCGTACCCTGCCAGCCACCTCTCGGCCATCTGCAG GCTTTCTGCCCACCCATCGCCTGGAGCCCCGGCCTGAACCCCGGCCCGATCCCCGGCCCGGCCCTGAGCTTCCCTTGCCCAGCATCCCTGCCTGGACTGGTCCTGAGATTCCTGAATCAG GTCCCTCCTCCGGCATGTGTCAGCGCAACCCCCAGGTCTGCGGCCCAGGACGCTGCATTTCCCGGCCCAGCGGCTACACCTGCGCTTGCGACTCTGGCTTCCGGCTCAGCCCCCAGGGCACCCGATGCATTG ATGTGGACGAATGTCGCCGCGTGCCCCCGCCCTGTGCTCCCGGGCGCTGCGAGAACTCACCAGGCAGCTTCCGCTGCGTGTGCGGCCCGGGCTTCCGAGCCGGCCCACGGGCTGCGGAATGCCTGG ATGTGGACGAGTGCCACCGCGTGCCGCCGCCGTGTGACCTCGGGCGCTGCGAGAACACGCCAGGCAGCTTCCTGTGCGTGTGCCCCGCCGGGTACCAGGCTGCACCGCACGGAGCCAGCTGCCAGG ATGTGGATGAATGCACCCAGAGCCCAGGCCTGTGTGGCCGAGGGGCCTGCAAGAACCTGCCTGGCTCTTTCCGCTGTGTTTGCCCGGCTGGCTTCCGGGGCTCGGCGTGTGAAGAGGATGTGGATGAGTGTGCCCAGGAGCCACCGCCCTGCGGGCCCGGCCGCTGTGACAACACGGCAGGCTCCTTTCACTGTGCCTGCCCTGCTGGCTTCCGCTCCCGAGGGCCCGGGGCCCCCTGCCAAG ATGTGGATGAGTGTGCCCGAAGCCCCCCACCCTGCACCTATGGCCGGTGTGAGAACACAGAAGGCAGCTTCCAGTGTGTCTGCCCCATGGGCTTCCAACCCAACGCTGCTGGCTCCGAGTGCGAGG ATGTGGATGAGTGTGAGAACCACCTCGCATGCCCTGGGCAGGAGTGTGTGAACTCGCCCGGCTCCTTCCAGTGCAGGGCCTGTCCTTCTGGCCACCACCTGCACCGTGGCAGATGCACTG atGTGGACGAATGCAGTTCGGGTGCCCCTCCCTGTGGTCCCCACGGCCACTGCACTAACACCGAAGGCTCCTTCCGCTGCAGCTGCGCGCCAGGCTACCGGGCGCCGTCGGGTCGGCCCGGGCCCTGCGCAG ACGTGAACGAGTGCCTGGAGGGCGATTTCTGCTTCCCTCACGGCGAGTGCCTCAACACTGACGGCTCCTTTGCCTGTACTTGTGCCCCTGGCTACCGACCCGGACCCCGCGGAGCCTCTTGCCTCG ACGTTGACGAGTGCAGCGAGGAGGACCTTTGCCAGAGCGGCATCTGTACCAACACCGACGGCTCCTTCGAGTGCATCTGTCCTCCGGGACACCGCGCCGGCCCGGACCTCGCCTCCTGCCTCG ACGTGGACGAATGTCGCGAGCGAGGCCCAGCCCTGTGCGGGTCGCAGCGCTGTGAGAACTCTCCCGGCTCCTACCGCTGTGTCCGGGACTGCGATCCTGGGTACCACGCGGGCCCCGAGGGCACCTGTGACG ATGTGGATGAGTGCCAAGAATATGGTCCCGAGATTTGTGGAGCCCAGCGTTGTGAGAACACCCCTGGCTCCTACCGCTGCACACCGGCCTGTGACCCTGGCTATCAGCCCACGCCAGGGGGCGGATGCCAGG ATGTGGACGAATGCCGGAACCGGTCCTTCTGCGGTGCCCACGCCGTGTGCCAGAACCTGCCCGGCTCCTTCCAGTGCCTCTGTGACCAGGGTTACGAGGGGGCACGGGATGGGCGTCACTGCGTGG ATGTGAACGAGTGTGAAACACTACAGGGTGTATGTGGAGCTGCCCTGTGTGAAAATGTCGAAGGCTCCTTCCTCTGTGTCTGCCCCAACAGCCCGGAGGAGTTTGACCCCATGACTGGACGCTGTGTTCCCCCACGAACTTCTGCTG GCACGTTCCCAGGCTCGCAGCCCCAGGCACCTGCTAGCCCTGTTCTGCCCGCCAGGCCACCTCCGCCACCCCTGCCCCGCCGACCCAGCACACCTAGGCAGGGCCCTGTGGGGAGCGGGCGCCGGGAGTGCTACTTTGACACAGCGGCCCCGGATGCATGTGACAACATCCTGGCTCGGAATGTGACGTGGCAGGAGTGCTGCTGTACTGTGGGTGAGGGCTGGGGCAGCGGCTGCCGCATCCAGCAGTGCCCGGGCACCGAGACAG CTGAGTACCAGTCATTGTGCCCTCACGGCCGGGGCTACCTGGCGCCCAGTGGAGACCTGAGCCTCCGGAGAG ACGTGGACGAATGTCAGCTCTTCCGAGACCAGGTGTGCAAGAGTGGCGTGTGCGTGAACACGGCCCCGGGCTACTCATGCTATTGCAGCAACGGCTACTACTACCACACACAGCGGCTGGAGTGCATCG ATAACGACGAGTGCGCCGATGAGGAACCGGCCTGTGAGGGCGGCCGCTGTGTCAACACTGTGGGCTCTTATCACTGTACCTGCGAGCCCCCACTGGTGCTGGATGGCTCGCAGCGCCGCTGCGTCTCCAACGAGAGCCAGAGCCTCG ATGACAATCTGGGAGTGTGCTGGCAGGAAGTGGGGGCTGACCTCGTGTGCAGCCACCCTCGGCTGGACCGTCAGGCCACCTACACAGAGTGCTGCTGCCTGTATGGAGAGGCCTGGGGCATGGACTGCGCCCTCTGCCCTGCGCAGGACTCAG ATGACTTCGAGGCCCTGTGCAATGTGCTACGCCCCCCCGCATATAGCCCCCCGCGACCAGGTGGCTTTGGACTCCCCTACGAGTACGGCCCAGACTTAGGTCCACCTTACCAGGGCCTCCCGTATGGGCCTGAGTTGTACCCACCACCTGCGCTACCCTACGACCCCTACCCACCGCCACCTGGGCCCTTCGCCCGCCGGGAGGCTCCTTACGGGGCACCCCGCTTCGACATGCCAGACTTTGAGGACGATGGTGGCCCCTATGGCGAATCTGAGGCTCCTGCGCCACCTGGCCCGGGCACCCGCTGGCCCTATCGGTCCCGGGACACCCGCCGCTCCTTCCCAGAGCCCGAGGAGCCTCCTGAAGGTGGAAGCTATGCTG GTTCCCTGGCTGAGCCCTACGAGGAGCTGGAGGCGGAGGAGTGCGGGATCCTGGACGGCTGCACCAACGGCCGCTGCGTGCGCGTCCCCGAAGGCTTCACCTGCCGTTGCTTCGACGGCTACCGCCTGGACATGACCCGCATGGCCTGCGTTG ACATCAACGAGTGTGATGAGGCCGAGGCTGCCTCCCCGCTGTGCGTCAACGCGCGCTGCCTCAACACGGATGGCTCCTTCCGCTGCATCTGCCGCCCGGGATTCGCACCCACGCACCAGCCGCACCACTGTGCGCCCGCACGGCCCCGGGCCTGA
- the LTBP4 gene encoding latent-transforming growth factor beta-binding protein 4 isoform X15: MPLANHRDDEHGVASMVSVHVEHPQEASVVVHQVERVSGPWEEADAEAVARAEAAARAEAAAPYTVLAQSAPREDGYSDASGFGYCFRELRGGECASPLPGLRTQEVCCRGAGLAWGVHDCQLCSERLGNSERVSAPDGPCPTGFERVNGSCEDVDECATGGRCQHGECANTRGGYTCVCPDGFLLDSSRSSCISQHVISEAKGPCFRVLRDGGCSLPILRNITKQICCCSRVGKAWGRGCQLCPPFGSEGFREICPAGPGYHYSASDLRYNTRPLGQEPPRVSLSQPRTLPATSRPSAGFLPTHRLEPRPEPRPDPRPGPELPLPSIPAWTGPEIPESGPSSGMCQRNPQVCGPGRCISRPSGYTCACDSGFRLSPQGTRCIDVDECRRVPPPCAPGRCENSPGSFRCVCGPGFRAGPRAAECLDVDECHRVPPPCDLGRCENTPGSFLCVCPAGYQAAPHGASCQDVDECTQSPGLCGRGACKNLPGSFRCVCPAGFRGSACEEDVDECAQEPPPCGPGRCDNTAGSFHCACPAGFRSRGPGAPCQDVDECARSPPPCTYGRCENTEGSFQCVCPMGFQPNAAGSECEDVDECENHLACPGQECVNSPGSFQCRACPSGHHLHRGRCTDVDECSSGAPPCGPHGHCTNTEGSFRCSCAPGYRAPSGRPGPCADVNECLEGDFCFPHGECLNTDGSFACTCAPGYRPGPRGASCLDVDECSEEDLCQSGICTNTDGSFECICPPGHRAGPDLASCLDVDECRERGPALCGSQRCENSPGSYRCVRDCDPGYHAGPEGTCDDVDECQEYGPEICGAQRCENTPGSYRCTPACDPGYQPTPGGGCQDVDECRNRSFCGAHAVCQNLPGSFQCLCDQGYEGARDGRHCVDVNECETLQGVCGAALCENVEGSFLCVCPNSPEEFDPMTGRCVPPRTSAGTFPGSQPQAPASPVLPARPPPPPLPRRPSTPRQGPVGSGRRECYFDTAAPDACDNILARNVTWQECCCTVGEGWGSGCRIQQCPGTETAEYQSLCPHGRGYLAPSGDLSLRRDVDECQLFRDQVCKSGVCVNTAPGYSCYCSNGYYYHTQRLECIDNDECADEEPACEGGRCVNTVGSYHCTCEPPLVLDGSQRRCVSNESQSLDDNLGVCWQEVGADLVCSHPRLDRQATYTECCCLYGEAWGMDCALCPAQDSDDFEALCNVLRPPAYSPPRPGGFGLPYEYGPDLGPPYQGLPYGPELYPPPALPYDPYPPPPGPFARREAPYGAPRFDMPDFEDDGGPYGESEAPAPPGPGTRWPYRSRDTRRSFPEPEEPPEGGSYAGSLAEPYEELEAEECGILDGCTNGRCVRVPEGFTCRCFDGYRLDMTRMACVDINECDEAEAASPLCVNARCLNTDGSFRCICRPGFAPTHQPHHCAPARPRA, encoded by the exons ATGCCACTGGCCAACCACCGCGACGACGAGCACG GCGTGGCATCTATGGTGAGCGTCCACGTGGAGCACCCGCAGGAGGCGTCGGTGGTGGTGCACCAGGTGGAGCGTGTGTCTGGCCCTTGGGAGGAGGCGGACGCTGAGGCGGTGGCGCGGGCGGAAGCGGCGGCGCGGGCGGAGGCGGCAGCGCCCTACACGGTGTTGGCACAGAGCGCGCCGCGGGAGGACGGCTACTCAGATGCCTCGGGCTTCGGTTACTGCTTTCGGGAGCTGCGCGGAGGCGAA TGCGCGTCCCCGCTGCCCGGGCTCCGGACGCAGGAGGTCTGCTGCCGAGGGGCCGGCTTGGCCTGGGGCGTTCACGACTGTCAGCTGTGCTCCGAGCGCCTGG GGAACTCCGAAAGAGTGAGCGCCCCAGATGGACCTTGTCCAACCGGCTTTGAAAGAGTTAATGGGTCCTGCGAAG ATGTGGATGAGTGCGCGACTGGCGGGCGCTGCCAGCACGGCGAGTGTGCAAACACGCGCGGCGGGTACACGTGTGTGTGCCCCGACGGCTTTCTGCTCGACTCGTCCCGCAGCAGCTGCATCT CCCAACACGTGATCTCAGAGGCCAAAGGGCCCTGCTTCCGCGTGCTCCGCGACGGCGGCTGTTCGCTGCCCATTCTGCGGAACATCACTAAACAGATCTGCTGCTGCAGCCGCGTAGGCAAGGCCTGGGGCCGGGGCTGCCAGCTCTGCCCACCCTTCGGCTCAG AGGGTTTCCGGGAGATCTGCCCGGCTGGCCCTGGTTACCACTACTCGGCCTCCGACCTCCGCTACAACACCAGACCTCTGGGCCAGGAGCCACCCCGAGTGTCACTCAGCCAGCCTCGTACCCTGCCAGCCACCTCTCGGCCATCTGCAG GCTTTCTGCCCACCCATCGCCTGGAGCCCCGGCCTGAACCCCGGCCCGATCCCCGGCCCGGCCCTGAGCTTCCCTTGCCCAGCATCCCTGCCTGGACTGGTCCTGAGATTCCTGAATCAG GTCCCTCCTCCGGCATGTGTCAGCGCAACCCCCAGGTCTGCGGCCCAGGACGCTGCATTTCCCGGCCCAGCGGCTACACCTGCGCTTGCGACTCTGGCTTCCGGCTCAGCCCCCAGGGCACCCGATGCATTG ATGTGGACGAATGTCGCCGCGTGCCCCCGCCCTGTGCTCCCGGGCGCTGCGAGAACTCACCAGGCAGCTTCCGCTGCGTGTGCGGCCCGGGCTTCCGAGCCGGCCCACGGGCTGCGGAATGCCTGG ATGTGGACGAGTGCCACCGCGTGCCGCCGCCGTGTGACCTCGGGCGCTGCGAGAACACGCCAGGCAGCTTCCTGTGCGTGTGCCCCGCCGGGTACCAGGCTGCACCGCACGGAGCCAGCTGCCAGG ATGTGGATGAATGCACCCAGAGCCCAGGCCTGTGTGGCCGAGGGGCCTGCAAGAACCTGCCTGGCTCTTTCCGCTGTGTTTGCCCGGCTGGCTTCCGGGGCTCGGCGTGTGAAGAGGATGTGGATGAGTGTGCCCAGGAGCCACCGCCCTGCGGGCCCGGCCGCTGTGACAACACGGCAGGCTCCTTTCACTGTGCCTGCCCTGCTGGCTTCCGCTCCCGAGGGCCCGGGGCCCCCTGCCAAG ATGTGGATGAGTGTGCCCGAAGCCCCCCACCCTGCACCTATGGCCGGTGTGAGAACACAGAAGGCAGCTTCCAGTGTGTCTGCCCCATGGGCTTCCAACCCAACGCTGCTGGCTCCGAGTGCGAGG ATGTGGATGAGTGTGAGAACCACCTCGCATGCCCTGGGCAGGAGTGTGTGAACTCGCCCGGCTCCTTCCAGTGCAGGGCCTGTCCTTCTGGCCACCACCTGCACCGTGGCAGATGCACTG atGTGGACGAATGCAGTTCGGGTGCCCCTCCCTGTGGTCCCCACGGCCACTGCACTAACACCGAAGGCTCCTTCCGCTGCAGCTGCGCGCCAGGCTACCGGGCGCCGTCGGGTCGGCCCGGGCCCTGCGCAG ACGTGAACGAGTGCCTGGAGGGCGATTTCTGCTTCCCTCACGGCGAGTGCCTCAACACTGACGGCTCCTTTGCCTGTACTTGTGCCCCTGGCTACCGACCCGGACCCCGCGGAGCCTCTTGCCTCG ACGTTGACGAGTGCAGCGAGGAGGACCTTTGCCAGAGCGGCATCTGTACCAACACCGACGGCTCCTTCGAGTGCATCTGTCCTCCGGGACACCGCGCCGGCCCGGACCTCGCCTCCTGCCTCG ACGTGGACGAATGTCGCGAGCGAGGCCCAGCCCTGTGCGGGTCGCAGCGCTGTGAGAACTCTCCCGGCTCCTACCGCTGTGTCCGGGACTGCGATCCTGGGTACCACGCGGGCCCCGAGGGCACCTGTGACG ATGTGGATGAGTGCCAAGAATATGGTCCCGAGATTTGTGGAGCCCAGCGTTGTGAGAACACCCCTGGCTCCTACCGCTGCACACCGGCCTGTGACCCTGGCTATCAGCCCACGCCAGGGGGCGGATGCCAGG ATGTGGACGAATGCCGGAACCGGTCCTTCTGCGGTGCCCACGCCGTGTGCCAGAACCTGCCCGGCTCCTTCCAGTGCCTCTGTGACCAGGGTTACGAGGGGGCACGGGATGGGCGTCACTGCGTGG ATGTGAACGAGTGTGAAACACTACAGGGTGTATGTGGAGCTGCCCTGTGTGAAAATGTCGAAGGCTCCTTCCTCTGTGTCTGCCCCAACAGCCCGGAGGAGTTTGACCCCATGACTGGACGCTGTGTTCCCCCACGAACTTCTGCTG GCACGTTCCCAGGCTCGCAGCCCCAGGCACCTGCTAGCCCTGTTCTGCCCGCCAGGCCACCTCCGCCACCCCTGCCCCGCCGACCCAGCACACCTAGGCAGGGCCCTGTGGGGAGCGGGCGCCGGGAGTGCTACTTTGACACAGCGGCCCCGGATGCATGTGACAACATCCTGGCTCGGAATGTGACGTGGCAGGAGTGCTGCTGTACTGTGGGTGAGGGCTGGGGCAGCGGCTGCCGCATCCAGCAGTGCCCGGGCACCGAGACAG CTGAGTACCAGTCATTGTGCCCTCACGGCCGGGGCTACCTGGCGCCCAGTGGAGACCTGAGCCTCCGGAGAG ACGTGGACGAATGTCAGCTCTTCCGAGACCAGGTGTGCAAGAGTGGCGTGTGCGTGAACACGGCCCCGGGCTACTCATGCTATTGCAGCAACGGCTACTACTACCACACACAGCGGCTGGAGTGCATCG ATAACGACGAGTGCGCCGATGAGGAACCGGCCTGTGAGGGCGGCCGCTGTGTCAACACTGTGGGCTCTTATCACTGTACCTGCGAGCCCCCACTGGTGCTGGATGGCTCGCAGCGCCGCTGCGTCTCCAACGAGAGCCAGAGCCTCG ATGACAATCTGGGAGTGTGCTGGCAGGAAGTGGGGGCTGACCTCGTGTGCAGCCACCCTCGGCTGGACCGTCAGGCCACCTACACAGAGTGCTGCTGCCTGTATGGAGAGGCCTGGGGCATGGACTGCGCCCTCTGCCCTGCGCAGGACTCAG ATGACTTCGAGGCCCTGTGCAATGTGCTACGCCCCCCCGCATATAGCCCCCCGCGACCAGGTGGCTTTGGACTCCCCTACGAGTACGGCCCAGACTTAGGTCCACCTTACCAGGGCCTCCCGTATGGGCCTGAGTTGTACCCACCACCTGCGCTACCCTACGACCCCTACCCACCGCCACCTGGGCCCTTCGCCCGCCGGGAGGCTCCTTACGGGGCACCCCGCTTCGACATGCCAGACTTTGAGGACGATGGTGGCCCCTATGGCGAATCTGAGGCTCCTGCGCCACCTGGCCCGGGCACCCGCTGGCCCTATCGGTCCCGGGACACCCGCCGCTCCTTCCCAGAGCCCGAGGAGCCTCCTGAAGGTGGAAGCTATGCTG GTTCCCTGGCTGAGCCCTACGAGGAGCTGGAGGCGGAGGAGTGCGGGATCCTGGACGGCTGCACCAACGGCCGCTGCGTGCGCGTCCCCGAAGGCTTCACCTGCCGTTGCTTCGACGGCTACCGCCTGGACATGACCCGCATGGCCTGCGTTG ACATCAACGAGTGTGATGAGGCCGAGGCTGCCTCCCCGCTGTGCGTCAACGCGCGCTGCCTCAACACGGATGGCTCCTTCCGCTGCATCTGCCGCCCGGGATTCGCACCCACGCACCAGCCGCACCACTGTGCGCCCGCACGGCCCCGGGCCTGA